The stretch of DNA ACTGGGAGCCGTTCTGGGACATCTGCGACCGGGCCGGCATCGTCCCGGCCTTCCACATCGGGACCGACCCGGTCGACATGACCGCCGGCGGCGCCGGCGTGGTGTACCGCGGCCCGGGTGGCGCTGTCATGAACTACACCGAGACCACCTTCTCCGGTCAGCGTGCCGCGATGAAGCTGGTGGCGTCGGGAGCGCTCGACCGCCACCCCGACCTGAAGATCCTCATCTCCGAGGGCGGTGCGACCTGGATCCCGTTCCTCGGCGACCGTCTCCTCGAGGGCTACCGCCAGCACCACATGGCCGTGCGCCCGAAGCTGTCGCGCGACCCGAAGGAGATCCTCATGACGCAGGTCTACGCCTCCTTCCAGCACGACGAGACAGCTGTCGCCGCCAACGAGGCGATGGGCTACAAGAACGTGATGTTCGGCTCGGACTACCCCCACATGGAGGGCACCTTCGGCCACACCCAGAAGACGCTCGAGGGCCTGTTCGCCGACGCGCGCCCGGAGACCACGCAGCGGATCACGCAGGGTGCGTTCTATGAGCTGTTCCCGCACGTGCCGCCGGTGCCGGAGAGCACTGACTGCATCCAGGCATGAGCACCAACGGGCTACGAGACGTAGCGATCGTCGGGATCGGTGCGACCGATTACTACAAGCGGGGCGAGTCCTGGCCGCGGACGACGACGGAGCTGGCCTGTGAAGCCATCCTGAACGCGTGCGCGGACGCGGGCATCTCGGTCAAGGACATCGACGGCTTCGCCTACTACTCCGGCGCGGGAGCCGGATACGGCGAGAAGATGGACACCGCTGACTTCATGGAGACCCTCGGCATCGACGAGGTCACCTTCACGGCGTCCCTCACGTCGGGCGGCGGAGGTGCGGCCGGCTCGATCGGCCTCGCTCGCGCCGCGATCGTCGCAGGGGATGCCACCGTCGTCGTCACGGTGATGGCGCTCCAGCAGGCCAAGCAGCGACTCGGAACCGTCTTCGCCGCCGTCGCGCCGGATCCGACCAACTCCTTCCTCCAGCCGAGCGGGCTGGCCGGTCCGGGCCATCTGATGTCGGTCCTGGCGCGCCGTCACATGCACCTGTACGGCACCACCCGCGACGCCTTCTGCGAGATCGCGCTCACCGAGCGGGAGAACGCCCAGACACGCCCCAAGGCACGGTTCCGCGGGACGCCGCTGACCCGCGAGGACTACTTCAACGCGCGGATGATCGCCGAGCCGCTGTGCCTCTACGACTTCTGTCAGGAGACCGACGGGGCGGTCGCCGTGATCACCACGAGCGCCGATCGGGCCCGCGACCTGAAGCAGAAGCCGGTTCCTGTCGTCGCCGTGGCTCACGGCGGCAGCCGGAAGTGGGGCCGTGCCTTCGCCTGGATGGGGATGCCCGACGAGTACTTCGCCTCGGCCGGCAACAAGCCGATCGCCGACCGGATCTACAAGCAGTCCGGCCTGACCCCCGACGACATCGACGTGGCCCTGCTCTACGATCACTTCACGCCGATGGTGTTGATGCAGCTCGAGGACTACGGCTTCTGCGGGCGCGGCGAGGGCAACGACTTCGTGCTCGACGGGAGCATCCGGTACAGCCCGAGCCCCCGTCCGGGGCAGATCCCGGTCAACACCCATGGCGGCCAGCTCTCCGAGGCGTACATCATCGGCATGACGCACATCATGGAGGGCGTGGAGCAGATGCGCGGGACTGCGATCAACCAGGTCCAGGGCGCCCAGCATGCCCTCGTCACCGGTGGCCCCGCCAGCCTGCCGGTGTCCGGGCTGATCCTCGGAAGGGACGACTGATGGTCCTCGCCACAGCACTGCCGAGCGAGCATGTGCACATCACCCCCAATCCCATCACCGAGCCCTTCTGGGCGGCGGCCAAGGAGCGGCGTCTGGTAGCCCCGCAGTGCTCCGCGTGCGGTCAGTTCCGGCTTCCGCCGACGCCGTACTGTCCCGAGTGCTCCTCGAACGAGGTGACGTGGACGGAGCTCTCCGGCCGGGCGGAGGTCTACTCGTTCGCCGTCGTGCACG from Nocardioides sp. BP30 encodes:
- a CDS encoding amidohydrolase family protein, coding for MAKMWTNSGDSHFLEPEDVWTARLPKALADLTPKSEKDPDGEWETVSVDGQTFRRKLPTSAVVKFVEESHKPQGVRDPVARLKDLDKEGVWGEVIFPSLGMWASTFRTPELLKACMRASNEYALEELVPVSDRYVVTGQVSTLRVEDAVSEIEWLAENNFKTVFLPTTPHPSAPDWHRDDWEPFWDICDRAGIVPAFHIGTDPVDMTAGGAGVVYRGPGGAVMNYTETTFSGQRAAMKLVASGALDRHPDLKILISEGGATWIPFLGDRLLEGYRQHHMAVRPKLSRDPKEILMTQVYASFQHDETAVAANEAMGYKNVMFGSDYPHMEGTFGHTQKTLEGLFADARPETTQRITQGAFYELFPHVPPVPESTDCIQA
- a CDS encoding thiolase C-terminal domain-containing protein translates to MSTNGLRDVAIVGIGATDYYKRGESWPRTTTELACEAILNACADAGISVKDIDGFAYYSGAGAGYGEKMDTADFMETLGIDEVTFTASLTSGGGGAAGSIGLARAAIVAGDATVVVTVMALQQAKQRLGTVFAAVAPDPTNSFLQPSGLAGPGHLMSVLARRHMHLYGTTRDAFCEIALTERENAQTRPKARFRGTPLTREDYFNARMIAEPLCLYDFCQETDGAVAVITTSADRARDLKQKPVPVVAVAHGGSRKWGRAFAWMGMPDEYFASAGNKPIADRIYKQSGLTPDDIDVALLYDHFTPMVLMQLEDYGFCGRGEGNDFVLDGSIRYSPSPRPGQIPVNTHGGQLSEAYIIGMTHIMEGVEQMRGTAINQVQGAQHALVTGGPASLPVSGLILGRDD
- a CDS encoding Zn-ribbon domain-containing OB-fold protein, whose product is MVLATALPSEHVHITPNPITEPFWAAAKERRLVAPQCSACGQFRLPPTPYCPECSSNEVTWTELSGRAEVYSFAVVHGFPGMPDVTLVPVVVDLPDAPGARLVSNIIDIDPTEVTIGMQLSVDFHPIADGWLLPVFRRAD